Proteins co-encoded in one Coriobacterium glomerans PW2 genomic window:
- a CDS encoding NAD(P)/FAD-dependent oxidoreductase: MKADVIIVGAGPSGIFTALELLRTRSDLRIMMLERGLPVEKRSCPKDRCGRCTECTPCNITTGFSGAGAFSDGKLSLSAEVGGDLPELIGAERAQATIKDVDNIYLGFGADERVEGTGDGEQIREIRLRAIRAGLKMVDCPIRHLGTEKAQELYLAIEHHLMDAGVDIRFKTECLDLVIENSECTGVIARGADGEQRIDARRVIIATGRRGADWLERLCSEHDISHTPGPVDIGVRIEMRNEVIEHVNQVLYEGKLIGYPNPFRNKVRTFCQNPGGFVAQENYDGGLAVVNGHSFKQRKSDNTNLAILCSHNFREPFNQPIAYAQNIGRLCNMLGDGHILVQRFGDVLDGKRTWQKELDRSNVQPTLPDAVAGDITSALPFRTMTSIVAFMVAVDKAIPGFASAETLLYAPELKFYSNRISMDADFTTNVANLHCLGDSSGWTRGLMMASVMGHLMGVRLAAEL; this comes from the coding sequence ATGAAAGCAGACGTCATCATCGTCGGAGCTGGCCCTTCGGGCATCTTTACTGCACTCGAGCTCCTGCGCACCCGATCCGATCTTCGCATCATGATGCTCGAGCGCGGCCTGCCCGTGGAGAAGAGGAGCTGCCCGAAGGATCGCTGCGGCCGGTGCACGGAATGCACGCCGTGCAACATCACGACCGGCTTCTCCGGTGCCGGTGCCTTTTCCGATGGCAAGCTCTCCTTGTCAGCAGAGGTGGGCGGGGATCTGCCGGAGCTGATCGGCGCCGAGCGCGCGCAGGCGACCATCAAAGACGTCGATAACATCTACCTCGGCTTCGGTGCCGACGAACGCGTCGAGGGCACCGGGGACGGTGAGCAGATCCGCGAGATACGACTGCGCGCGATACGCGCCGGGCTCAAGATGGTCGACTGTCCCATCCGCCATCTGGGAACCGAGAAGGCCCAAGAGCTCTATCTTGCGATCGAGCATCATCTTATGGACGCGGGCGTGGACATCCGCTTCAAGACCGAATGCCTGGATCTCGTGATCGAGAACAGCGAATGCACCGGTGTCATCGCGCGCGGCGCCGACGGCGAGCAGCGCATCGATGCGCGACGCGTGATCATCGCGACCGGCCGACGCGGTGCCGACTGGCTCGAGCGCCTGTGCAGCGAGCATGATATCAGCCATACCCCGGGCCCGGTCGACATCGGCGTTCGCATCGAAATGAGAAACGAGGTCATAGAGCACGTCAACCAGGTGCTCTATGAGGGCAAGCTCATCGGCTACCCCAATCCGTTCCGCAACAAGGTCAGGACGTTCTGCCAGAACCCCGGCGGTTTCGTCGCCCAGGAGAACTACGATGGCGGGCTCGCGGTGGTGAACGGCCACTCGTTCAAGCAGCGCAAATCGGATAACACCAATCTCGCGATCCTGTGCTCCCACAACTTCCGCGAGCCGTTCAACCAACCCATCGCATACGCTCAGAACATCGGCAGACTGTGCAACATGCTCGGAGACGGGCACATCCTCGTGCAGCGCTTCGGGGACGTGTTGGATGGCAAACGCACCTGGCAAAAGGAGCTCGATCGCTCGAACGTGCAGCCCACGCTGCCCGACGCCGTGGCCGGCGATATCACGAGCGCGCTTCCCTTTCGCACCATGACATCGATCGTGGCGTTCATGGTGGCCGTGGACAAGGCGATCCCCGGATTCGCCTCGGCTGAGACCCTGCTCTACGCACCGGAGCTCAAGTTCTACAGCAACCGCATCTCCATGGACGCCGACTTCACCACGAACGTGGCGAATCTGCACTGTCTGGGCGATTCGAGCGGCTGGACGCGCGGCCTCATGATGGCCTCGGTCATGGGTCACCTCATGGGCGTCCGCCTTGCAGCCGAGCTGTAG
- a CDS encoding BglG family transcription antiterminator has translation MQTIDLVRFLRSTDCAVASELSSRFDASVRTVRAHIHEANTALKGIASIRFSRQLNGYHLLVHDGRALDVWLGHSESLVSNSNRLSPEGRVAYLINDLIQRTDWVTISDFATLLFISPQSISKDLKAAETIIARYGLRIVKKPRYGIRIEGSEMARRLCLAGYVSQYPNEIDRLALRSDGELAINPGRVTTCIENVLNETDLYLSSVAFSNLVAHVVVALFRITKACYIPLDEQQLSALRDSPEFPIARRIAMNIGHVCKIDVPESEMAYIAIHLAGKKTLVSHVGVDPESSQGELVITQEIWSAVSAALDRIWESFQFDLRSDLELRMNLARHLVPLASRLKYRLRADNPILDQIKLRYPLAFSMALDVGIALEEWSGTQLCEEETGYIALALALALERKRSASPKRNILVVCATGLGTTRLLESAIRRTFGAKIGDIVHCDALHVQGIDFSGIDYVFTTVPLDVSVPVPVQQISCFLDADDISDIDKLLDGSSRETRFLTQLFDEDLFIAHLTGQDRFAILDSMCDRLIKDANVSPKLTDLVIAREEKASTAFGNSIALPHPARAVSDRTRICVGLLDQPVAWGEQEVQIVLLVSIGIDDREALDFFFSRAARLLSNPLKVKRLLETRRFETFIYQFGSTGNAHE, from the coding sequence ATGCAGACGATCGATCTGGTTCGTTTCCTTCGGAGTACGGATTGTGCCGTAGCATCAGAGCTGTCGTCGCGATTTGATGCAAGCGTTCGAACCGTTCGCGCCCATATTCATGAAGCAAACACCGCGCTCAAAGGTATTGCTTCAATTCGGTTCTCGCGCCAACTGAATGGCTATCACCTGCTGGTACACGATGGGCGCGCACTTGACGTGTGGCTTGGGCATAGCGAGAGCCTTGTCAGCAACAGCAATCGTCTCTCGCCTGAAGGTCGTGTCGCATATCTGATCAACGATCTGATCCAGCGGACGGATTGGGTTACGATCTCGGATTTCGCCACGCTGCTATTCATATCGCCTCAGAGCATTTCAAAGGATTTGAAAGCTGCCGAAACGATCATTGCACGGTATGGCCTCCGCATTGTAAAAAAGCCGCGGTACGGAATTCGCATCGAGGGCTCAGAGATGGCACGCCGACTGTGCTTGGCAGGTTACGTGTCTCAGTATCCGAATGAGATCGATCGGCTCGCCCTGAGATCAGATGGTGAGCTCGCGATAAATCCGGGTAGAGTTACCACCTGTATCGAAAACGTGCTGAATGAAACTGACTTGTATCTGAGCTCCGTCGCCTTTTCGAATCTGGTCGCCCATGTTGTCGTAGCTCTTTTTCGAATCACCAAAGCCTGCTACATCCCTCTCGATGAACAGCAACTGAGCGCACTACGCGATAGCCCGGAGTTTCCCATCGCGCGGCGAATCGCGATGAACATCGGACATGTATGCAAGATCGATGTGCCCGAATCTGAGATGGCATACATCGCCATTCATCTCGCGGGGAAGAAAACCCTCGTTTCACACGTCGGGGTAGATCCGGAAAGCAGTCAGGGCGAACTGGTCATCACTCAAGAAATCTGGTCTGCGGTCAGCGCGGCTCTCGATCGCATCTGGGAGTCCTTTCAGTTTGATTTGAGAAGCGATCTTGAGCTGCGCATGAATCTAGCTCGGCATCTCGTACCGCTCGCTTCACGATTGAAATATCGTCTCAGGGCAGACAACCCTATTCTTGACCAGATCAAGTTGCGCTACCCACTTGCGTTCTCCATGGCACTTGATGTAGGGATCGCGTTGGAGGAATGGTCGGGCACGCAACTGTGCGAGGAGGAGACTGGATATATCGCCCTTGCATTGGCTCTTGCCCTCGAGCGAAAGCGAAGCGCATCGCCCAAGAGAAATATCCTTGTGGTCTGCGCCACCGGACTGGGTACGACGCGCCTGCTCGAATCGGCTATAAGGCGAACGTTCGGAGCGAAGATCGGCGACATAGTCCACTGCGACGCTCTTCATGTGCAAGGGATCGATTTCTCCGGCATCGATTATGTGTTCACCACCGTTCCCCTTGACGTGTCTGTGCCCGTTCCGGTTCAACAGATCAGTTGCTTCCTCGATGCTGACGATATCTCAGATATCGATAAGCTTCTGGATGGAAGCTCTCGAGAAACGAGATTTCTGACGCAGTTGTTTGACGAGGATCTGTTTATTGCGCATCTAACAGGTCAAGACCGATTTGCGATTCTCGATTCAATGTGCGATCGCCTGATCAAAGATGCCAACGTGAGCCCAAAGCTGACTGATCTGGTCATCGCCCGAGAGGAGAAGGCGTCGACTGCTTTCGGCAACTCAATCGCGCTTCCGCATCCAGCCCGTGCGGTCTCCGATCGCACACGGATCTGCGTGGGCCTGCTTGATCAGCCTGTAGCATGGGGAGAACAGGAGGTTCAGATTGTTTTGCTTGTATCGATAGGCATCGACGATCGCGAGGCATTGGATTTCTTCTTTTCAAGGGCCGCACGTCTCCTGTCCAATCCTCTCAAAGTGAAGCGGCTTCTGGAAACCCGTCGTTTCGAGACGTTCATCTACCAATTTGGTTCAACTGGCAACGCGCATGAGTAG
- a CDS encoding PTS lactose/cellobiose transporter subunit IIA, with product MIDSQTDSKSDDLMSFGLIADAGDAKSLAFMALNEAKKGDFKRAEELMAESDQAFLSAHEKQTAFLVREANGDHTEVNVMLVHAQDHLMGACLARELIREIMALHQIKQDRAS from the coding sequence ATGATTGATTCACAAACAGATTCGAAATCAGATGACCTCATGTCATTCGGCCTGATCGCAGATGCCGGGGATGCGAAGAGCCTCGCATTCATGGCGTTAAATGAGGCGAAGAAGGGAGATTTTAAACGGGCGGAAGAGCTTATGGCCGAGTCCGATCAGGCTTTTCTCAGTGCACATGAGAAGCAGACAGCGTTTCTGGTGAGGGAAGCGAACGGAGATCACACCGAGGTCAACGTGATGCTCGTCCATGCGCAGGATCATCTGATGGGAGCATGCTTGGCTCGCGAGCTCATACGAGAAATCATGGCGCTCCATCAGATCAAGCAGGATCGTGCGAGCTGA
- a CDS encoding glycoside hydrolase family 1 protein — protein sequence MNARSPFFWGSATASYQCEGAWNEAGKAESLWDRYLHEAHLENGDVASDHYHRYREDIELMAKGNQNAYRFSLSWPRIILNREGDVNEAGVEFYSRVVDACLEFGIEPYVTLYHWDLPQYWQDEGGWLNPAVADAYVRFARVCFDRLGDRVRYWATFNEPKWFVASGYLIGNYPPGLNDPQLAIRAAFNVMYASACCVQVFRDGRFQGEIGIVHSFSPVDGIDETLETRIAMRYADNYCNNWIMDTAAKGEIPIDLLADLNKRYDLSFMSSRQLDVIADNTVDFLGLNYYSRTLVKPYTRGETSIVVNNTGASFKEKPRVVLKDWFEQVLDDPGMEVTAWGTEIYPDGLRRGLLDVYNRYHLPIYVTENGIGVVEEINAEPIDDEYRISFMRSHIEAIKAAMHEGADVRGYFAWSSFDLYSWKNGCEKRYGLIGVDFDRDLRRIPKKSFGWYRDFIARESTAEK from the coding sequence ATGAATGCCAGAAGTCCTTTTTTCTGGGGCAGCGCAACAGCTTCCTATCAATGCGAGGGCGCATGGAATGAGGCAGGCAAAGCTGAATCGCTGTGGGATCGATATCTGCATGAAGCTCATCTGGAAAATGGAGACGTTGCAAGTGATCATTATCATCGGTATCGCGAAGATATCGAACTCATGGCAAAGGGAAACCAAAATGCTTATCGGTTTTCGCTCAGCTGGCCCAGAATCATCCTGAATCGAGAAGGGGATGTCAACGAGGCTGGCGTTGAGTTCTACAGTCGTGTTGTCGACGCATGCCTCGAGTTTGGCATCGAGCCCTATGTCACCCTCTATCATTGGGATCTGCCGCAGTATTGGCAGGACGAGGGAGGCTGGCTCAACCCTGCCGTCGCAGACGCCTATGTCCGCTTCGCTCGGGTTTGCTTTGATCGACTTGGCGACCGTGTGCGGTATTGGGCCACATTCAATGAACCGAAGTGGTTCGTCGCGAGTGGGTATCTTATCGGAAACTACCCTCCCGGTCTGAACGATCCGCAACTTGCCATTCGTGCCGCATTCAACGTCATGTACGCCTCCGCCTGCTGTGTTCAGGTATTTCGAGATGGACGCTTTCAAGGCGAGATCGGTATCGTGCACAGCTTCTCGCCGGTTGATGGCATCGATGAGACGCTTGAGACGCGTATCGCGATGCGCTACGCAGACAACTACTGCAACAACTGGATTATGGACACCGCAGCGAAAGGTGAGATCCCCATAGATCTGCTCGCAGATCTGAACAAGCGATACGATCTCTCATTCATGTCGTCTCGTCAGCTCGACGTCATCGCAGATAATACTGTTGATTTTCTCGGTCTGAACTACTATTCGCGAACACTGGTGAAACCCTACACGCGAGGTGAAACATCGATAGTGGTGAACAACACGGGCGCATCATTCAAGGAGAAACCACGGGTTGTTCTCAAAGATTGGTTCGAGCAAGTTCTCGATGATCCGGGGATGGAGGTCACCGCTTGGGGGACGGAAATCTATCCGGATGGTCTACGGCGTGGTTTGCTCGATGTCTACAATCGCTATCACCTGCCGATCTATGTTACGGAGAACGGGATCGGAGTCGTTGAGGAAATCAATGCTGAACCTATTGATGACGAGTATCGGATTTCATTTATGCGCAGCCATATCGAAGCAATCAAGGCTGCAATGCACGAGGGCGCAGACGTTCGAGGTTATTTTGCATGGAGCTCGTTCGATCTGTATTCATGGAAGAATGGTTGCGAAAAGCGCTATGGGCTGATCGGAGTCGATTTCGATCGGGATTTACGTCGCATACCGAAAAAAAGCTTCGGCTGGTATCGCGATTTCATCGCGCGAGAGAGTACCGCAGAAAAGTGA
- a CDS encoding PTS sugar transporter subunit IIB, which yields MKKIMLVCNAGMSTGIMAKKIEEAAEGHVDVLACGEADFENHVEGVDMILVGPQIRYLVPNIQQIVSCPVEFIAPQAYGMMDGAAVLRQIIERIGDDDDE from the coding sequence ATGAAAAAGATCATGTTGGTCTGTAACGCGGGAATGTCCACCGGGATCATGGCCAAAAAAATCGAGGAGGCCGCAGAGGGACATGTGGACGTCCTTGCATGCGGCGAAGCCGATTTTGAAAATCATGTCGAAGGTGTCGATATGATTTTAGTTGGTCCTCAGATACGATATCTGGTTCCGAATATCCAGCAGATCGTATCGTGCCCTGTCGAGTTCATTGCGCCTCAGGCGTACGGCATGATGGACGGTGCGGCTGTGCTTCGACAGATTATCGAACGAATCGGCGATGATGACGATGAGTAG
- a CDS encoding PTS sugar transporter subunit IIC, which produces MSSKMGGITAYLERRVLPIANKMSTQRHLHAIRDAFISIVPITLFGGIATIIGSAPSPEGSTNPLLLGWSHFVESNSLLLTWANTMTLGAMSVYICIGVTYFLCKHYKTDAFIPIVLSMAGFLLICVGPDKLGWDVKTANILYLDGKGLLVGIFIAIFAVESYQWMRDRNVGRISLPPSVPVSLSEAFASLVPGLIILFVHTIVFGIFNMIDTILPAFIYTHLSPMFNATDSLAFSAMATLLVQFFWFFGIHDAALAGVLGPIRDGGLSINAAAHAAGQSLPNIFTTPFWVYFVAIGGCGSVLALAILLLRSKSKQLRTIGRVGLVPAVFNISEPIIFGVPLMMNPIFFIPFLLTSTVNAIVAYLCMMIGLVNKTFALLSWNMPGIIGAYLSTFDVKAILLVAALIIVDMVIYFPFFKAYERECLEQEGNDVKLEEG; this is translated from the coding sequence ATGAGTAGCAAGATGGGTGGAATCACCGCATACCTTGAAAGGCGCGTCTTGCCAATTGCAAACAAGATGAGCACTCAGCGGCATCTGCATGCGATCCGCGACGCGTTCATCTCCATCGTCCCCATCACGCTCTTCGGAGGGATTGCGACGATCATTGGATCGGCACCCTCACCTGAAGGGTCGACCAATCCTCTGCTGCTCGGATGGTCCCATTTCGTTGAATCGAATTCGCTCCTTTTAACATGGGCAAATACTATGACTTTGGGGGCGATGTCGGTTTATATCTGCATAGGAGTGACTTATTTTCTATGCAAGCATTACAAGACGGATGCATTCATTCCCATAGTGCTCTCGATGGCGGGTTTTTTGCTTATCTGCGTGGGGCCGGATAAATTGGGCTGGGATGTCAAGACTGCGAATATTCTGTATCTTGATGGCAAAGGCCTGCTTGTCGGGATCTTTATAGCCATATTCGCTGTCGAATCATATCAATGGATGCGCGACAGAAATGTCGGCCGCATATCGCTCCCGCCCTCTGTGCCCGTCTCTTTGTCCGAAGCATTTGCATCGCTAGTTCCCGGTCTTATCATTCTGTTCGTGCACACGATTGTCTTCGGCATCTTCAACATGATCGATACGATCCTTCCTGCATTCATCTACACGCACTTGTCTCCGATGTTCAATGCGACCGATTCGCTGGCTTTTTCTGCAATGGCCACGTTGCTTGTTCAGTTCTTCTGGTTCTTTGGGATTCACGATGCCGCCCTGGCAGGTGTGCTCGGTCCCATTCGAGACGGTGGACTGTCGATCAACGCAGCCGCTCATGCAGCTGGCCAGTCGCTGCCCAACATCTTCACGACGCCATTTTGGGTGTACTTCGTTGCCATCGGCGGCTGCGGTTCGGTGCTCGCTCTGGCGATACTTTTGCTGCGTTCAAAATCAAAGCAGCTCAGAACCATCGGGCGAGTCGGACTGGTTCCGGCTGTTTTCAATATCTCCGAGCCAATTATCTTTGGCGTTCCGCTTATGATGAACCCGATATTTTTTATACCGTTTCTGCTGACCTCGACTGTGAATGCGATCGTTGCATATCTTTGTATGATGATCGGTTTGGTTAATAAAACGTTTGCCCTGCTCTCTTGGAATATGCCCGGTATCATCGGCGCATATCTGTCAACATTTGATGTAAAGGCGATTCTTCTCGTTGCGGCGCTCATCATCGTCGACATGGTGATTTATTTTCCATTCTTTAAAGCTTATGAGAGAGAGTGCTTGGAGCAGGAGGGAAATGACGTCAAATTGGAAGAGGGGTAG
- a CDS encoding DUF2207 domain-containing protein, which produces MTQLDLKGTDMRSFKRLDSHRTRSLMAISLIFACLVIAAAAWPDSAWASTYSLPRTRIEAAVQPNGDVQVSETRTFEFSEYVNGVYWTIPLGENQQGSPSSIAQTGVVELIDGSPHKYLQVDSAHAGQTRVYTVSGTEDSSAGVKLKVFAPASADQSKTFTLSYTISGAVMAWRDTAELYWKFVGPGWEENSQDVQLDVTFPAGSNDIERPKKGESFRAWGHGSLDGGVSVDEAVPSVHYVVPTVSSGKFAEARIAFPRAWVGACAVPASATSTERLPDILSEERSWAQEANRERERARALLAIGTVAEILLPALLLIGVIALKLTRGRNPKPLFQDTYFRDVPSADHPAVISAFMKDGSVGDEAVVATLMKLTDDRVIALSSEHVSKRSLFGSRAVEDYAIRLIDRSAAVDPIDRAAIELYFGPESDGTTEMRFEDLKSLAHADPKEYTARIDDLKAEVSGALCARGFIKSRGVAMKLGAGALALVMFGLDVAFAGMIGWLNIPVIAISIALLVAAVAIAATYRVYSEEGVELRSRCAALKKWLEDFTRLGEAVPADLVLWNKLLVMGVALGVSDEVLRELADAVPRHLREDDQGLYLFPMYWWIYPHGSMGAPVSAMHSVYSATVADVASSMRSSGGGFGGGFSGGGGGGVGGGGGGTF; this is translated from the coding sequence ATGACACAGCTCGATCTGAAGGGCACGGATATGCGCTCGTTCAAACGTCTCGATTCCCATCGGACCCGCTCGCTCATGGCGATCTCGTTGATTTTCGCTTGTTTGGTCATCGCGGCTGCCGCATGGCCTGACAGCGCTTGGGCGAGCACCTACAGCCTGCCGCGCACGCGCATCGAAGCCGCGGTGCAGCCGAATGGTGATGTGCAGGTGAGCGAGACGCGCACCTTCGAGTTCAGCGAGTACGTCAACGGCGTGTACTGGACGATCCCGCTCGGAGAGAATCAGCAGGGTTCTCCCTCGAGCATCGCTCAGACCGGTGTCGTCGAGCTCATCGACGGATCACCGCACAAGTATCTGCAGGTCGACTCTGCCCACGCGGGTCAGACGCGCGTGTACACGGTGAGCGGGACGGAAGATTCCAGCGCCGGTGTGAAGCTCAAGGTCTTCGCGCCGGCATCCGCCGATCAGTCCAAGACGTTCACGCTTTCCTACACGATTTCCGGTGCCGTCATGGCATGGCGTGACACCGCAGAGCTCTACTGGAAGTTCGTCGGTCCCGGCTGGGAGGAGAACTCTCAAGATGTCCAGCTCGACGTCACGTTCCCTGCTGGGTCCAATGATATCGAGCGCCCGAAGAAAGGCGAGAGCTTCCGAGCGTGGGGCCACGGGTCGCTCGATGGGGGCGTCTCTGTCGACGAAGCCGTCCCCTCGGTGCACTATGTCGTGCCGACGGTCTCATCCGGCAAGTTCGCCGAGGCGCGCATCGCTTTCCCGCGCGCATGGGTGGGTGCCTGCGCGGTCCCTGCATCTGCGACGTCCACCGAAAGACTGCCGGATATCCTGTCAGAGGAGCGCTCGTGGGCGCAGGAGGCCAACCGCGAACGCGAACGCGCGCGGGCGCTGCTCGCCATCGGTACCGTCGCCGAGATCCTGTTGCCGGCTCTTCTTCTTATCGGCGTGATCGCGCTCAAGCTCACGCGCGGCCGCAATCCCAAACCGCTCTTTCAGGATACCTACTTTCGCGATGTCCCCTCTGCGGATCATCCGGCGGTCATCTCCGCGTTCATGAAGGACGGCTCGGTCGGAGACGAAGCCGTCGTCGCCACGCTGATGAAGCTCACCGACGATCGCGTGATCGCTCTGAGCTCCGAGCATGTGAGCAAGCGCTCTCTGTTCGGCAGCCGCGCCGTCGAGGACTATGCTATCAGGCTCATCGATCGCAGCGCCGCGGTCGACCCCATCGACAGGGCGGCGATCGAGCTGTATTTCGGTCCGGAGTCAGACGGAACGACCGAGATGAGATTCGAGGACCTCAAGAGCCTCGCCCACGCCGATCCCAAGGAGTACACCGCGCGCATCGATGATCTCAAGGCCGAGGTGTCCGGCGCGCTGTGCGCGCGCGGGTTCATCAAATCGCGCGGGGTGGCCATGAAGCTCGGCGCGGGCGCGCTGGCCTTGGTCATGTTCGGTCTCGACGTAGCGTTCGCGGGCATGATCGGATGGCTGAACATACCCGTGATCGCGATCTCGATCGCGCTGCTCGTCGCAGCCGTGGCGATTGCTGCGACCTACCGTGTCTACTCGGAGGAGGGCGTCGAGCTTCGCTCCCGCTGCGCGGCGCTCAAGAAATGGCTCGAGGATTTCACGCGTCTGGGCGAGGCCGTACCAGCCGATCTCGTGCTGTGGAACAAGCTGCTCGTCATGGGAGTCGCGCTCGGCGTCTCGGATGAGGTGCTGCGCGAGCTGGCTGATGCCGTTCCCAGACATCTGCGCGAGGATGACCAGGGTCTCTATCTGTTCCCGATGTATTGGTGGATCTACCCTCATGGCTCGATGGGCGCTCCGGTGAGCGCCATGCACTCGGTCTACAGCGCCACGGTCGCCGATGTGGCGTCGAGCATGCGCAGCTCAGGCGGCGGTTTCGGAGGCGGCTTCTCCGGCGGCGGTGGCGGTGGCGTCGGAGGCGGCGGGGGCGGCACGTTCTAG
- a CDS encoding GNAT family N-acetyltransferase, translating to MSRLLYRSFEEADFDRIAEILRALWHEDACGRPFGSLEASHELAVHLSHSTFSQTVLVDDVPIGLVLARSGHERTAQMRAWEQRCEDYLKKMAELDSRAQASYQMKLRAERHVNAELLKASGVSDDFEVTLLIVGGSAHHRGIGSVLLDAALSYLFSQGAPSAFLYTDSCCSWGFYDRCGLKRMATHRATREERKLLPREMYLYEYKRSD from the coding sequence ATGTCCAGATTACTCTACCGATCATTCGAGGAAGCGGATTTCGACCGGATCGCGGAGATTCTGCGAGCGCTGTGGCATGAGGATGCCTGCGGACGCCCATTCGGATCCCTCGAGGCATCGCATGAGCTCGCCGTTCATCTGTCGCATTCGACGTTCTCTCAAACCGTGCTCGTCGACGATGTGCCGATCGGACTGGTGCTCGCCCGCTCCGGACACGAGCGCACCGCTCAGATGAGAGCATGGGAGCAGCGTTGCGAGGATTACCTCAAGAAGATGGCGGAGCTGGATTCTCGAGCTCAAGCGAGCTATCAGATGAAGCTTCGGGCCGAACGCCATGTGAACGCCGAGCTCCTCAAGGCCAGCGGCGTCTCGGATGACTTCGAGGTGACCCTGCTGATCGTCGGCGGGTCAGCCCATCATCGCGGCATCGGCAGCGTTCTTCTCGACGCGGCCCTCTCCTATCTGTTCTCCCAGGGAGCGCCGAGCGCGTTTCTCTATACGGACTCATGCTGCTCATGGGGCTTCTACGACCGCTGCGGGCTCAAGCGCATGGCGACTCATCGCGCGACCCGTGAGGAGCGAAAACTGCTCCCACGCGAGATGTATCTCTACGAGTACAAGCGATCGGACTGA